AAATCTCCCCGAAACCGACTGTATCCCAAAACAAGCTCGACCCCCGTTTCCTACCTAACTACTCACCTCATCCTGCATTCTTGAACAGTCTGTACACTCTGGATCAACAggacccctccctaactccccacctacatttgcTTTCACTGGCTCCAATCCCGCCTCTCTGACCCATCCGTCACCTCTCACCCTAGCTTCTCCTTCATCCCTCTTCAATCCGTCTCCCCCTCCATACctcattatttcagaatcccctacccctcccacatttctgaagaagtatctcaacccaaaacatcaatcagctttcctcctctctgatgttgcttggcctgctgcgtacatccagctcgacaccttgttatcacagattctccagcagttcctattatctctgccacTTGTGGATTTGCTGGTGATCTGTCCTCCCTTAGAGATCCAGCTCGAGACCATGCTGCCTCATTTTAGAGAATATCAGACCAAACCTGGCAGTCAATCAAATAATTGGAAGGGAATTGGTGGAAGTTTTCAGGAAGGAGGGCCTCAGGGAAGTGGGCATGCTGCCAACAGGCATCAAACAAATATATTCGTTTTGATTTCCACTCAGCAACCTCACAGGGAGGAAGTCACTGCTGCGTGGAAATCAACCATCAGAGGCCCAGATCCTTGTTCCATTCATTGATAGTTCTCAGCAATGACTGCAGACATTTCATGATGTTAAAGCTGTGGGGAAAGAATGTGGGCAGTCGAGGAAGATTTATCAACAGGAGAAGGGAGATGTCATCTAATATTTATTTTTCGCCCCCACCCCTGACAGAAAGTCACTCATCCTGTCACCAAATACCTTTTGAATTGTGAAGCCCAGAGAATAGTACCTGAAGTCACACTGGGTTCAATTCTTATATTCCCCACGTCGCTATACAAGTATAGATGACTGAGGATTCAAACACCTATCACCCACCCATTAAAAACCTCACGCACACCCACAAACCCTGCCGTTTCTGAATACAACATGGAATGAGGTAGATCAATCTGACCAATGCCAATTTCTGGGAATTTACATCCCCACACGCTCTGGATTATGATTCCAGGATGTGCACTCTATTCATGAGTTCTCAGTTTTGTGTCCCTGATCATTTCTGAGCAGGAGTGTTTGAGCCAGTAGCTTCACAGTCATGTGGGATTTCTCTCTTTGTTTCGAAGCACAAACAGACGAAACATGTTGATTTCTCTGGTAATGTATTTTACTTGCAACTAACATCAAAGTACGCGATGTTCGAATAACAGTTATGTTTCAACTACAAGCCAATATCATCGAAAAGTTTGTATTATCGACATTTATGTTCCTATCTGGATCATAAACATGCGTTTGTTCTGTATTTTTAATACATTCTGTATTTTGTTGCTTTGCTCTCTCCACTGTGAAGCTGTCTTACACTTTAGGTGCAGTGGAGCTGTGTTTTGCTAATCTGAATATTATTCGTTCATAAGCAACTGCTGTGTTCTATGATTCGGGATTCATTTAAATTTTGGTGGGAAATAACTCTGCTATTGACTTAATCAATCAACTAAACACACagagaacaaaaacaaggttgatAGCTGGCACAACACAATGAAATGTCAGGAACATGGACCAGCACTTTGTCACAGTATCCAAGTTTCATTCCAGACCTTCAGGCTCTTTGTGACAGTCAGAGCATTTCCAATATTCCACGGGTTCCAACTGCACACATTTTACACAAATATGGTGGATTATTATCAATAAATGAATGCTTAATTCGatggtcttatgttcttattcaagtgaggattattttcatgCTAGTGAAGATTAGTAATTCATTTGAGGAGCCAATCAGATGCATTGACATCAGGCTAATCCCACATGACTGTGAACAATTAGGAGAGCTCTTCTTTTAATTTCCAAAGTCTCTTTCTGAAATAAGGAATTAGCTATTATCAAAATACCTAAATGACATTTGCTATAAACATTCAAAGAGTGTACGATGATGAGAATGTCATGTCATTTACTGATTTGAAGATAGTGTATCTGTTCTGTTGCACTTTAGGAAGGCAGTGATATCTTGTTAATGTGCACAGTAGCGTCAAATGCAACATTCTCACAGAACAACTTTATGCTGTATTCGATGATGCTTAAATAATGGGTAAGTTTACCATCTCATTCCTTCAAAAATGTACTCTAATAAGCAGCATCAATTTTACCAACAGGaagcatatatatatatatcagttGTTATGTTTAAAACGTCATTCAGATCTTACATATAAGTGTCAACTTGAAACATAATCTGGTACAATTAAACTAAAATCCTGCTGTACATTTGAATATAAATGAAGGAAAATCAAGTCAACGATATTTCTGAAAAGTGCACAAAATTATACTTGtagcttttctttcattttgttgtACCGATAATTTTGTACTTGCATGAGAGAAGATTCTTGAAGGTTTTCTTGAAGATGGTATTGCACAGAGCATAACAGACtgggttgatggtgctgttgatGTAACAGAGCCAATATCCAATGGTCCACATTGTGTCAGGGATACAAATTGAGCAGAAAGTGCTCAACACCATCATGACATAGTACGGTGTTCCAGTAATGATGGATGCAAGGATGATAGCTAGTATGGTTCTGGTTACCTGATGCTCTCGAGATTTAGAAACCTTCTTCGATGTAGTCCTTTTTATGTTAACTAAATTATGGCCTGTTCTGATCATTGGGACATTCCTTTTAATCCTGCTGATATTTGGGAGTATTCCTGCTGTGTTGCCACAGTCCACATCTTTTTCAAATTTACAAATTCCCTTCGTTGAGAAGCAATTGGTGTTGTCAATCCGAAAATAATTTTGTGCCACATAAACACTTGTTTTGCCTTGGATTGCTTCTTCCTGATTCTCATTCGCAGGCAACGCACTGAGATAAGTTGAATCATTAGTGAGCTCATCTTGATGACTTTGGTCATAGCCATCAGCTGTCAATTGATCGGGTATTTTGCCACTTTGCGCTCGATCATGCAGAGGCACAACAGGAATTGTTGGAATTCTGTTATTATTTGCTTTTACTTTTTTACCTTTCACTGGGCTAGAAGAAACTGTGGAATTACTTGTTTCAGGTGCTGTTTTATACTGTTTAATTCGGCATTTGCTTGCACGAGATATGAATGTATACAAAGTCACCATGATTATAGCAGGGAGATAGAAAGAAGCTGTACCGATACTGAGAGTGACAGCTGGATTTGAGAAGAACTGTACATAACACTCACCTTCGTTAACTGTCCGCTCCCCTCCGATGTACTGCCAGAAGATAATCGGCGGCACCCACAGGATAAATGGCAATCCCCAAGCAGCTGCAATCATCATCAAGACCATCTTCAGTCTTTCCTTCAAAGGGTAGTGAACCGGCTTTGTCACGCAGAAGTagtgatcaaggctgatcataaGGTGGTTCAAGGAAGAGGCATAGCTGACAACATAATCTACAGCAAGCCATAAATCACATACCATTGGACCCAGAGGGCACTTTCCAACCACAATGTAAACGGTGTATAGGTTCATAGAGAATGCACCAATAATGAAATCCGCACAGGCTAAGCTGAAAATAAAGTAGTTATTAATAGTTCGCAAATGTCTGTTGTCTTTGATAGATACTAGGATCAGAAAGTTTCCAACAATGGTCACCAAACTTAAAGATCCTGCTGCAATAACAATGAAGACCATTCCCACTGTATTACTGGAACTCCCTCCTGCAACATCAAGCAAACCATTAGTGCTGCTGTGAGATTCATTTGTCTCCAGAACATTGGTCATCCTTTTGTCGTGATGCACAGATATCAAATCCCTAAATGcataaaagaaaggaaagattgAAAGAAATTGTAACTTCACAGTGCTGTGTTTATGGCTGTTCTGAAATTTCTAACATCAAGAGGACCAAAAGTAGTCTCCACATATTAACTTCATTGTCTTCGCAAAGCGACACACTATTTGGTTTGAAATTGTCTAGGAAATCACTATATTAAAAATTATCTAACACAGTCAAATACTTTTATTGAACTGAGTGAAGATGTGCTTGGTAACAAAGCAAACGTCTAGCTCAGAACCAGTCTGAAATAACCCCAAGCAGGCTGTGTGCTGTCATCCTGAATTGACATGCACCCAATACATGATGGTGTTCTAGCTCCCTGAGATCCATCTTCTCGGGTGAACAGGACCCcactctcctgtttatatccatcATCCAGGACTCCTGCATCCTGCAAGTTGGTCTCCTGGCCGGGCATGGCGGAGGCTGAGCACCGTGCGGCAGTCTCTCAGCGGCCTTTGGTCCAATGTGGCCTCAGCGTGAACTTCATTCCTCCAGGTGATCACAGAGGGGTCTCCCGGCGTTGCCAGCCTCCAGATGAATCCCAGCGCATCCTGGAGTCAACGTTCAGTGGGGACTGGAAGGTCAGTGGGAGTTTGGACTGGGTTTGAAGGACTCTTTTGCTGAACATTTTTAATTCTCTCTcttgtttaaaatttattcctatgatctctAATACTGgattttttatttcattattttcctgCCATGCCACCACCCCGGCCCCCGCCAAAACTTGTACTGAACCATCTGTAACTATTTACCTTTGTACGTCAGATGGTCCTATAAGAGGCGATTTGTAAGCTTTTGCTGGAGACTTTTGAGTGCATGTTGCAACAAAGCTAAATCTAATTCAAGATTAGACCAGTCCCAATCTGGGAACTGACATTCTATGTTATCAACCTCGTTGACTCCATTAAAATCACGACATCCTTCCCACTCTGACTCCTGGCTTGTGTGATACTTTCATTCCAGTCCCAGATCCTCTGACTCTGCCTCAGATACGGGCCAATGTGTACCAGACCATGGACTATGCTTTGCGCTGGGAGCACATCAGGAAAATGCATCCATTTTCTCAAGCAGTGATGGTGTTGAAGCTCCATCACCTGTTGTGTCCCATCTCAGACTCGGAGGTTCCTTATGACGCGAGGTGGAAGGAGGTATCCACGGGCTCTCACAAACTCGCCGGATATTCTGAAAGGGCAGGGATGTTGCTGCCTCGTTTATGAGGTTGCAGCTTTCTTGTGGTCCAAGTTTCAATATCCCAGGAATTGGTCCACCCTCCTCACACCATCTTTTCATCCACAGGTTTATCTTACATGTGGTACTGTTTCTACGCTGACCAGCTTGTTGCTCTGGAAGTAGTCCTGACATAACCACCTTTGAGCGCCTGCATTTCAACTTTCTTCGTAGGTCTCTATAATCTGCTTTCAGTGCCCATCCTTTCGGGTTAACCGGTGTCATTTGCACCAACATGTACCACAACCAGTAGCTGTTCACCCTCCCGACACAGAATGTCCTGCAACCACTTCAAGACATCCAGGACCCGGCAACAGGGAGGGAACACACCATTCTGGACTTCCATTTCACAAAAACTCCCTTTATAATTGAATCCCCAATTACTATTGATTTCTGTGCTCAAACTCCCTCCCACGACAACAGAGACAAACATACTCCCATGACGTTTGCTGCTACCGTTGTCCCCTGGATGCCATTCCTCTCAACAGTTTCCGAAATTGTATATCTGTTTCtcaggggaatagccacaggagacccCTGAACTGCCTGCTTAGCCCTCTTGTCTAGAGTCACACATAACCCCTCCTGCCAGTGGGGTCTGAGCCTGCAGTGTTACCACCTCTCTATATGTGCCATTCGTAATAATCTCCACCTCAAAAATGCCCCACCGTGTCCCCAGGCGCTGGTCCAGGTACATTTAGCGAAATTACATTTTGGTTCTACAATTATTCAACAGTTGAAGGAAAGGATATTCACTCCTTTGATTCTTTTATGTTGTTATAACTGTTGCCCGTGACAGAATTGACTTAAAATGGCTACCAGCGATTTTTTCTGTAAAGCCTTGCCCCTTTAAATTAATTAGTCCTTACAATGTCAAATACATTTAATACTAAATTGTATCTGATGATGCTCTCTGCTCCACTGACAATTTCTTTAAAAGTATCTAAAACTCACCAACATAGTTTCCAGAGCTGTTTTACGCCACGCTTCTTTGCTGCGGAAGTTCCTCTCAAATtgttctctctcctctcctctgaACTTTGCCTCACTTTTGATTTGGTAATCAGACGAAGGAGGGATAGAAACATTACAGTAACGAAATCTTTGGGGCTGACCGTTCCTCAGCAGCATGTTCTCCCACGATGCCTTTCTGACTGCGAAATCCATTCCCAGAATTAAAATACTCAATCGCAAAGCATGCTCTGTTTGGCTGCCAAGATCGTCCTGAAAGCTTCCAAGTATTTCATTCGGACTTTAGACAGTTCGCCATTTTTCATCAAAAAAGTGTTGAGTCAATCAGCTTGCATCTCTCTAAAGCTATTTCGCCCTTCAGTTTTGGGTGTGAGCCTGTTATTTCAATCCGTGGTAACTGAACCAATTGCTTCTCACAAGACAGCAGAACTGATGTTATGGTTAGTTAATTACTAATGGTTGGCGTTCCCCAATACAGGTTCTCAGCCTGGCTGAGGTCCTAAGCAAACTGACGGTTTGGAGTTCAGAGAGAATTTTGGTAATGACTGGTTCCACAGTAACTGATACAATATCAACCTCGATTAGAACCAGGTGATCATTTAAtcagatatttattttgattggttctgatttggatgttgtgaAGCAGTTTGCCTGTTCCAAACTAAATACTGGTGCATTTTCCAAGGCGTGCAGTCTCCTGAATCCTAGCCAATGCATTCTCTTACTAAATTCAGTCCTAGTGGGACTCATTTctgtctcaagtccacatacAGGTAGCAATTAAAATGGCCTGCTGACCTGGATCCTTGAGAAAATGGTAACCATTTGACCGTGGCGTgcctttgttttggggttttgctgtgggggTTGACCTCGAGTCACTCTGATCAGGATATCtcctgagtgaggctgtgcaattgctCTTACCCAAGTGATGTTTTCACAGGTCCCTCAGCCTGACAAGGATGTCCACATGCGTCAGAGTGCTTTGTAACTCATAAAcatcacttgctgcattttctaatgacaaagccagttgtagtggcCATTTGAAACCTAGTTGGGCTTCATCCACATGCGAACACATCATAATTCCAcaaccaaatggtctctcagcatctgacTGAGGGTTAAGCCAAAATCACATGCCTGTGACAGCCATCCTAACCATGGCAAAAATCCTGACATAGATTACACTGGATCTCAAACTGCAATATAAAAtcaacagcatctcagaattagaggaggcttggggtcatatTATTCTTTTACAAAATCTGTCAATTTTTGAAAGGTTTATGCATCTGGTGCCTCAAGAAACATTAGGATCTTCATACTGAAATAAGCTGCTGGCCCACAAGCTGCATACACAATTACTCAGTCCTTTTCAACTGCCACAAAGTCATTTGCCTTGAAAAATaaagcattctttccacatactgggccctgACGTCAATGGCAAGATCAAATGTGTCAAGCATCTGAAATGGCAATATGACTCCAGAAATGCTAACCTGAACTCAAACACAGCTGTTCCGAATGAATCCCTTCAGGAGGGTGTTTCTCCCACATCACCACTGAAGTAACTCGACAGAGGCCAGTATCGCATCACCAAGTCACCGTTTAGTCACACATGCAGTCTgcctgacactgatccagttggCTCAGAGTTGGCTCTCAGAACTCTTGATACTTCTGTTTATGTTTGATacttctgtcagccagggctcctgatTAAATGAGGTTAACAACCCCACTCAGGGAGCTTGACACataaataaattgctacttgttGATTATCAAGTGAGTGGCAGAGAATTGTTTTCGTTGACCACTAGTAGTTGAcaaaaggcaggttacaccattCGAGTATGACATCCACCCCTCTGACCTCGTTCCAATCTCTGTTCTGTCTTACTTCATTAAGTACATTTAGTGAGATCGGGTTTTAGCTTTGCAAGCTTTCAACCACTTAAGGAAAGATTATAGTCACTCCGTTGATCCTTTCCAGCTAATATAACTGTTGCAGATGCCAATGACTAAGTTGGCTTAAATTGACCACCAGCCACATTTTAGCTGGCATAAAATGGCCTGAAGGTTGTTGACAATTACGGTTGACAGATATTCACAGTAAGACTTTGGATCTCCATGTACGATCACCGGATAAGATAATGAAAGGTCTAAGTGAGAGAAAAGAGGAGAGTGCAGTCCGTGAGGCATCCTTAATAGGGGAGGCATAGATGAAAACCTTTAAGCAAACTAATATAAAAGTTCAACTTAACATACAGTGGAAGGGAACAATTGACCCACTTACATGAAACATTTTCAGgcagttttaaaatgcataaagaagaGTACACAAATGTATGTTGAACGAAAATAAAGGCTTTAGTTTTGACATATCAGTATTCAGGGTGTTTAATTTGATTTCTCAACTCCAAGCACACCTGCATTGTCATAAAAAAAGAACTTTGAAGTGGCTAAACAGGAGACAGTTATTAACAAGCAATCTGATATCTGTGGTTCAAAGAACGAAAGGAAAAGCATGACGGCACAATAATCTGGAAACTTTGGATAATTGTCATTACATAGGAAATATATCCACTTGAGTTGTGCGAAATAAAATATGTGAACTTAAAAACTTCCATAAAGGAATTTTGCTGAGTTCTTATGAGCAGTCTATCATGGACACTAGAAGGAGACCTACTGATTCGCGGGAAAGATAGAGCAACAGATGGTGTAAACAGACAACTTGTAAGAGAGCAAAGAGGTTGCAAGACATGGAGCATGAGCAAATATAACTTCACAGCTCCGCACACAGATGGCTGTGAAAGTGATTGGATTTCATCCTTATCAATCGGACTTGTGAAAGGGGACTCTTTTAGAATAGCAGCCTGGCTAAAATTTGGCTGAACCTGGGACAAGAACAAAGCTGAAGTTCGAAAGCAGTTAGCCTCAAATTTGGGTATATAAGAGAAACAGTCAAGTGCCGTGGATTGGAAAAAATTGAATTGCACATTTGACAATTAGAGTTACGGGACAAAGAAAGGGAAAGTTGATTACGAGTAATGgaaaaagagagggaaagaagGACCCAAgctgaagagaaagaaaggaaagaagagagaggaaaaaaggaGAGAATGTTTGAGTTGAAAATTatgaagttggaacttgaagGAATAAGACTGAAAATGACAAAAGTAAAAGTACAAGATAGAGGTGATGTTGAGCAAAATCATCATAGCCAACAGCCTGTTAGGGTAACTGCGAAAAAGCCCAAACGTTATCAAAATGTGATGAAAAACACATCAAAGCTTTTTTCATTACTTACGAGGAATTAGCTGAACAGATAAACTGGCCAGAgactatgatgctgcttggcctgctgtgttcatccagcctcacattttgttgtcttggattctccagcatctgcagttcccattatctcagagactatgtggggaatgttaactctgacaaAGTTGTTAGTCAGGGCTAGTGATgtgtttgcagcactgtcagaggaggtCTGAAGTGAATATGAAGAAATAATACAGACTATTTTGAGTGCTTGTGAATTGGTACCAGAAATATTTTGACCAAGGCTCAGAAATATAAGAAAAGAACAGTTCAggcatttattgaattgaaaagaATTAACAGAACAACATGCATAGATGGATGAGAGCTTCAAAGATAGAAAGACAAATCAGGATATTAGAGGTATTACTCTGCTTGAGAAGTGTAAAAACTCCTTTCCAGAAAAGATAATAACTCATGTCGAGGAGCAAAAGTTAAagctgtctcaggcttgctgcagtgtcccaGTGAAGTGCCACATAGGTTGAAAGAACAACACTTCAacttccacttggggaccttgcagccctCTTGACTCAGTACTGAGTTGAACAATATTGgtgcctaaactctcccatatccgaGCCCCCAaacccatacaccaggccttgtctaccattacacactacctattgttagccactaacagtctacaggaacaactattcatcctcctagccagatcattatccatttctttgtctgtccaactgttgttcaCTATCTTTGGGCTCTCTCCACACCAATCAATTCTCCTTTCCCACTCTCCCACCCTACCTGCCTCATATATACCGGCTTTTTCCTGGCTAACATCAGTCCGAAGGAaaggtcaccaaacccaaaatgttaactctggtttctcttcacaggtgctgtcagatcaGCTGagattttcagcaacttctgcttttatttctgctttacagcatccatggttgtttcggtttttattgaCATCTCAAATCCTGTCCGCTGTCTGCAAGGCtcacatcagtaaaatgatgcaATATTCCCAATTTGTATGGATGAGTAGAGCTTCAAAAACACTCTGGAACCATCCAGGACAACGCAGCCCCCTTGATTAGCACCACTTCCACAAACAGTCAGTCCTTCTCCCACTAGTGCTCAATAGCATCAGTGCGTACGATCTGGAAGGTGCAAAGCAGAAATCTCTCAAGCACCTTGGATTGCACCTTCCAAACTAATGACCAGTACCATCTGTTGCGACAAGGTCAACACAAAAACgagaacaccatcacctacaagttcATGCTTCCTTCAGTTTCtttgggtcaaagtcctgaaacACCCTCCCTTCTGAAATTGTGCATCTAAGTACCGCAAATGTTCTGAAgaatttcaagaaagcagcttgccACCACCGCCTCAACTGCGGGTTCAGCACTAACTGCTGGCCGAGCCAATGACACTCATATCACAGAAGTTAAGATAAAATTATATCTCCTTTCCTGCAGCACAAacagtattttccttttattttgttaattctGGCAAATTATCCTGACTGTCGGACAAAatgccctttgtttcagcaataTCCAATGAGAGATGATTAACGCTTTTTTTTGCAAAAGAATGTTCTTGATTGTACACTTCGACATTTGGCCATCACCACTGAATGAGTAGACCCCTTCAATGATGAGGCAGCAAATTTCTCAAACCATCAAGACAGGAACCCATGATTGTTGAACGGCATTTCGAGATCTCAGGACGTCTGACTGCTGAAGATGCATGCTATTTGCATTTACAGAAGACAAGCCTAAAGGTGTTTCTGCGCATTACATGCATCATTTGGTCCCTTTTATCAGATTCAACAAAACTGTAGTTGTGAAAAAGGGTGTGATGTCTCCAACTGTAATCTTAGTTAGGAATATTCCACTGAAAGCGATTCTGGGACCAATGAACTTTCTTGAGAGAAACTTCTCAGCAAATAACCAACACGTACATTGTACAATCACCTCcaacttttttttctgacaagCAGCAAACAGGGAACAATGCATACTGACCTGCAAACAAAATCATCCTTATTCACAAGTCCAGTATTCGTGGCACTTTGTAATCTGGCGCGAAAAaagacaattttattttcaaacaaacaTATTCAACATGCTTATCAAGCAAATAAGCTTTAACTGACATATCATACTGCATTTCAATGAAGGTGGCCCCAATCCCAGGGGAGTATCTCTTGCAAAGTGATCACTTCCCAAAAGCTTTGATCGCATGTCATTGCCTAATCTTTCCAACATCAATCAAGCAACGTGAAGATATTAGATGGCCATCCATGCAAAATATCAGGTCATCTTTAGatttagattccctgcagtgtggaaacaggtcccttggcccagcaagtccaacCCGACCTTGaagtattccacccagacccatccccctacaacccacacacccctgaacactctgggctattttgcatggccaatccacctaacctgcccatttttggaca
The genomic region above belongs to Stegostoma tigrinum isolate sSteTig4 chromosome 34, sSteTig4.hap1, whole genome shotgun sequence and contains:
- the LOC125446293 gene encoding muscarinic acetylcholine receptor M2-like; the protein is MPGQETNLQDAGVLDDGYKQESGVLFTREDGSQGARTPSCIGDLISVHHDKRMTNVLETNESHSSTNGLLDVAGGSSSNTVGMVFIVIAAGSLSLVTIVGNFLILVSIKDNRHLRTINNYFIFSLACADFIIGAFSMNLYTVYIVVGKCPLGPMVCDLWLAVDYVVSYASSLNHLMISLDHYFCVTKPVHYPLKERLKMVLMMIAAAWGLPFILWVPPIIFWQYIGGERTVNEGECYVQFFSNPAVTLSIGTASFYLPAIIMVTLYTFISRASKCRIKQYKTAPETSNSTVSSSPVKGKKVKANNNRIPTIPVVPLHDRAQSGKIPDQLTADGYDQSHQDELTNDSTYLSALPANENQEEAIQGKTSVYVAQNYFRIDNTNCFSTKGICKFEKDVDCGNTAGILPNISRIKRNVPMIRTGHNLVNIKRTTSKKVSKSREHQVTRTILAIILASIITGTPYYVMMVLSTFCSICIPDTMWTIGYWLCYINSTINPVCYALCNTIFKKTFKNLLSCKYKIIGTTK